From Hippea alviniae EP5-r, the proteins below share one genomic window:
- a CDS encoding dynamin family protein, giving the protein MQNIKDILKKEINSLKEITPKSTALDKALNKLESEQFNLVVVGQFKRGKSTFINALLGDNIVPSSILPLTSIVTIISYSPTKKAKVKFLDNSEREIDIKEIEKYVTEKHNPKNKLNVKEVYVFHPSEYLKKGVRIIDTPGIGSVFKHNTDVALSFLPYCDAAVFVMSPDPPLTEAEIEFLKNVRVYTEKFFFVLNKIDIVSEDELDEVVEFNKSLLKERTQNDNIRIYPISAKTALKAKINKDSHLLKQSKIKAIEESLEEFIAKERMNIIAISVINALLRHINNELTAYKLQKETQKLSIEELTEKVKKFDGFIKTVKDEAEEYEYILDKRIDKIYKELDEEIEKLKEAQLPPLIEKMQKHFEEKSKEKLSTEEFENYMTQKMNGYIMEIFSEWRKEQSDIISDKVERIYEDLAKRINAKIEEIINTASSIFDVKLNAYVDTEKLTQKSDFYFMLEDQMGILNIFATTFRTKLPFFIGKKIAQKHIKNTTIELFDRHCGRVRYDLTKRVRETTFKFKDQLKDKLDLTIEAIQDALNKAIKLKQENEKQVEDKLKEIEKNTKLLLEKKRELEELKAKIG; this is encoded by the coding sequence ATGCAGAATATAAAAGATATACTCAAAAAAGAGATAAATTCTCTTAAAGAGATAACACCTAAAAGCACTGCTTTGGATAAAGCTTTAAATAAGCTTGAGTCTGAACAGTTCAATCTTGTTGTTGTAGGCCAGTTTAAAAGAGGTAAATCAACTTTTATAAACGCTCTACTCGGTGATAATATCGTTCCATCTTCTATTTTACCTTTAACTTCAATTGTAACGATAATCTCATATTCTCCAACAAAAAAAGCCAAAGTTAAATTTTTAGACAACAGCGAAAGGGAAATAGATATAAAAGAGATAGAGAAGTATGTTACAGAGAAGCACAACCCAAAAAACAAGCTCAATGTTAAAGAAGTATATGTATTTCACCCGTCGGAGTATTTGAAAAAAGGCGTAAGGATAATAGACACGCCGGGTATAGGAAGCGTGTTTAAACATAATACCGATGTTGCCTTGAGTTTTTTGCCCTATTGCGATGCTGCTGTATTTGTTATGAGTCCAGACCCACCATTAACTGAAGCAGAGATTGAATTCTTAAAAAATGTAAGGGTTTACACTGAAAAGTTTTTCTTTGTCTTGAATAAGATAGACATAGTTTCCGAAGACGAACTCGACGAAGTAGTTGAATTCAACAAATCTTTATTAAAAGAGCGCACACAAAACGATAATATAAGAATTTACCCTATATCTGCCAAAACCGCATTAAAGGCAAAAATCAACAAAGACTCTCACCTTTTGAAGCAGTCAAAAATAAAGGCGATTGAAGAGTCATTGGAAGAGTTTATAGCAAAAGAGAGAATGAATATAATAGCTATCAGCGTAATAAATGCTCTTCTAAGACACATAAACAACGAGCTTACAGCCTATAAGCTTCAAAAAGAGACTCAAAAGCTCTCCATTGAAGAGTTAACAGAGAAGGTTAAAAAGTTTGATGGGTTCATAAAAACAGTAAAAGATGAAGCAGAAGAGTATGAGTATATTTTAGATAAACGAATAGACAAAATCTATAAAGAGTTAGACGAAGAGATAGAGAAACTAAAGGAAGCTCAACTACCTCCACTTATAGAGAAAATGCAAAAACACTTTGAAGAAAAATCAAAAGAAAAACTAAGCACTGAAGAGTTTGAAAACTATATGACGCAAAAAATGAATGGATACATCATGGAGATATTCTCAGAATGGAGAAAAGAGCAGTCAGATATAATCTCGGATAAGGTTGAAAGAATTTACGAAGATTTAGCAAAGAGAATAAATGCAAAAATAGAAGAGATTATAAATACGGCATCTTCCATCTTTGATGTTAAATTAAACGCCTATGTTGATACGGAAAAATTAACACAGAAAAGCGATTTTTACTTTATGCTGGAAGACCAGATGGGCATTTTAAACATATTTGCAACAACTTTCAGAACAAAATTGCCGTTTTTTATAGGCAAAAAGATAGCTCAGAAACATATCAAAAATACAACCATTGAGTTGTTCGATAGGCATTGCGGAAGGGTTAGATACGATTTAACAAAAAGGGTTAGAGAAACAACATTTAAGTTCAAAGACCAGCTCAAAGACAAACTTGACTTAACAATAGAAGCTATACAGGATGCTCTCAACAAAGCCATAAAGCTCAAACAGGAAAACGAAAAACAGGTTGAAGATAAACTAAAAGAGATAGAGAAAAACACAAAGCTTTTGCTCGAAAAGAAACGGGAGCTTGAAGAACTGAAGGCAAAGATAGGATAA
- a CDS encoding response regulator transcription factor, producing the protein MSDFRILIVEDEQTIVEFLRIGLRYEGFDTVSVDSGEKCLEFLKRDKVDLVILDIMLPDIDGFEVCRRVRSLGIDTPILMLTAKKDVEDRVEGLNAGADDYVTKPFSFDELLARIRAILRRFGGLGKTNEVAGGGIVLNMETRDVFVHGERIYLTPKEFSLLEMLMKHPRRVFTREELLESVFGYNYSGGTNIVDVHISHLRDKIGDKPPKLIKTHYGVGYAFHPEEEV; encoded by the coding sequence ATGAGTGATTTTAGGATTTTGATTGTAGAGGATGAACAAACCATAGTGGAGTTTTTGAGGATAGGATTAAGATACGAAGGGTTTGACACGGTAAGTGTGGACAGCGGGGAAAAATGTTTGGAATTTCTGAAAAGAGATAAGGTTGACCTTGTAATTCTTGATATTATGTTACCCGACATTGACGGTTTTGAGGTGTGTAGGAGAGTAAGGAGCTTGGGAATCGATACTCCCATTTTAATGCTTACAGCCAAGAAGGATGTTGAAGACAGGGTTGAAGGGCTCAATGCTGGTGCGGATGATTATGTTACAAAGCCTTTTAGTTTCGATGAGTTGTTGGCACGTATAAGAGCCATACTGAGGCGGTTTGGCGGGTTAGGTAAAACAAATGAGGTTGCTGGTGGGGGCATTGTTCTAAATATGGAAACGAGAGATGTTTTTGTTCATGGAGAGCGTATTTATCTTACTCCCAAAGAGTTCTCGTTGCTTGAAATGCTTATGAAACATCCAAGGAGGGTTTTTACGAGGGAAGAACTTCTGGAAAGTGTGTTTGGGTATAATTATTCTGGTGGCACGAACATAGTGGATGTCCATATAAGCCATTTAAGGGATAAGATAGGTGATAAACCGCCTAAATTGATAAAGACGCATTATGGGGTAGGTTACGCCTTTCATCCTGAGGAGGAGGTGTGA
- a CDS encoding HAMP domain-containing sensor histidine kinase: MRGLERLSLKARLVVFYSFLLALIAGILGISFFMDTKALLIERVAADMRARAKPVIQHWLYSKKGGVELRSIAFPLARDLTSRNAVALILDKNGKPIANGKVLPEEPVPPEPVSFYYKKALSGDNDVTYIVKHRGHEVLVDLIPLRKSPSGKDIVGVVQLSSSLKDINNILMTHALYLGVGVVITLIMGVVLGAVMISSALSGLNRVIDTCKEISEGNLDRRVHLPKRGDEIGRLASVFDEMVERMNTVFTAQKRFVANAAHELKTPLTALKGSAEVLLRSSLKRPEEVKSLSRGILKETERLANVCDRLLDIAKLDGAIHLKKTRVDVGSLVRECVTGFPNSGRKIVLREGPFVEVFADRDMLMQALFNLIHNAVKYTDEGGVIEVGWQLVENGVVIGVKDNGVGVSPDVLSHIFEPFYRDGKSSGAGLGLTLVRSVVEAHGGRVEVESEPGRGSFFRLFVPVE, from the coding sequence GTGAGGGGCCTGGAAAGACTTTCCTTGAAAGCCCGTCTTGTTGTTTTTTATTCGTTTTTGCTCGCTCTGATAGCCGGTATACTTGGTATTAGTTTTTTTATGGACACAAAAGCTTTATTGATAGAGCGTGTTGCAGCGGATATGAGGGCGAGGGCAAAACCCGTGATTCAACATTGGTTATACAGCAAAAAAGGTGGGGTAGAACTCAGGAGTATTGCTTTCCCGCTTGCAAGGGATTTGACTTCCAGGAATGCCGTTGCTTTGATTCTTGATAAAAACGGCAAACCTATAGCTAACGGCAAGGTTCTGCCTGAAGAACCTGTACCTCCCGAACCTGTTTCTTTCTACTACAAAAAGGCTCTTTCTGGTGATAACGATGTTACTTATATAGTGAAACACAGAGGACATGAAGTCTTGGTGGATTTAATTCCGTTGAGAAAGTCTCCCAGTGGAAAGGATATTGTAGGCGTCGTTCAATTAAGTTCTTCTCTTAAGGATATAAACAATATCCTGATGACTCACGCTCTCTATCTGGGCGTTGGTGTTGTAATAACTTTAATTATGGGTGTGGTTCTCGGAGCGGTGATGATATCGTCAGCTCTCAGTGGACTAAACAGGGTTATTGACACATGCAAGGAAATCTCAGAAGGTAACCTTGACAGAAGGGTTCATCTTCCGAAAAGGGGTGATGAGATAGGAAGGCTTGCCAGTGTGTTTGATGAGATGGTTGAGAGGATGAATACTGTTTTTACTGCCCAGAAGAGGTTTGTGGCGAATGCCGCCCATGAGCTTAAAACTCCATTGACGGCTCTAAAGGGGTCAGCCGAGGTGCTTTTAAGAAGCTCACTCAAGAGGCCCGAGGAGGTTAAAAGCCTGTCAAGGGGCATATTGAAGGAGACAGAGAGACTTGCCAATGTGTGTGATAGGTTGCTTGATATAGCCAAATTGGATGGGGCAATTCATCTTAAGAAAACCAGAGTAGATGTTGGGAGTCTCGTTCGGGAGTGTGTGACTGGTTTTCCAAATTCGGGCAGGAAAATTGTTTTGAGGGAAGGCCCATTTGTTGAGGTTTTTGCTGACAGGGATATGCTGATGCAAGCTCTGTTCAACCTTATTCATAACGCTGTTAAGTATACAGATGAAGGTGGTGTTATTGAAGTTGGTTGGCAGCTTGTTGAGAACGGTGTTGTTATTGGCGTTAAGGATAATGGAGTTGGTGTATCCCCGGATGTTTTATCTCATATATTTGAACCGTTTTACAGAGATGGAAAGTCTTCTGGAGCGGGTCTTGGACTTACGCTCGTTAGATCTGTAGTGGAGGCGCACGGCGGTAGGGTAGAGGTTGAAAGTGAGCCCGGGAGAGGTTCTTTTTTCAGGTTGTTTGTTCCCGTTGAGTAA
- a CDS encoding SIMPL domain-containing protein — MRRESGWSGFWCGLFIAVGLVVFGYFISTTAVKVKNMERTVSVKGLAERLVKADIAIYPIRFDVADNNPLKLYDKIKASKSAILKFLKDEGFSQDEIFISPPQITDNYASGFNQNAKFRYSAVGVITVYTNKVDKVVSLGKDLYKLTQMGIMASNEKFQTNYLFTHLNKIKPIMVEEAIKNAQKAAEQFAMQSHSKLGKIKTASQGYFSITDRDPNTPYIKRVRVVVRVVYYLR, encoded by the coding sequence ATGAGAAGAGAATCAGGATGGAGCGGCTTTTGGTGTGGCCTTTTTATAGCTGTTGGGCTTGTTGTGTTTGGTTATTTTATCTCAACAACGGCCGTTAAAGTAAAAAATATGGAAAGGACTGTGAGCGTTAAAGGATTGGCAGAAAGGCTCGTCAAAGCAGATATAGCCATCTATCCTATAAGGTTTGATGTTGCAGACAACAATCCATTGAAGCTTTATGATAAGATAAAGGCTTCAAAAAGTGCCATTTTGAAATTTTTAAAGGACGAAGGTTTTAGTCAAGACGAGATTTTCATCTCGCCGCCACAAATAACGGATAATTATGCAAGCGGGTTTAACCAAAACGCTAAATTTAGATATTCAGCCGTTGGCGTGATAACGGTTTATACAAACAAGGTTGATAAGGTTGTAAGTTTGGGAAAAGACCTTTACAAGCTAACGCAGATGGGCATAATGGCAAGCAACGAGAAGTTTCAGACAAACTATCTCTTTACACATCTGAACAAAATAAAGCCTATTATGGTTGAAGAAGCGATAAAAAACGCCCAAAAGGCAGCCGAGCAGTTCGCCATGCAGTCTCATTCTAAATTAGGAAAGATAAAGACGGCATCTCAAGGTTATTTTTCCATAACAGACAGAGACCCTAACACACCTTACATAAAGCGGGTTAGGGTTGTTGTAAGGGTTGTGTACTATTTGCGTTAA
- a CDS encoding methylated-DNA--[protein]-cysteine S-methyltransferase: MSKFYIDTPFDRWLIFDIKEKINSISFSEEKSGIELSNHLKREVLTVFERRDLEFFDYSSLNTSSLSEKAKLLYSFLIKTKTGETFTYSEVAKELFGDEKYRRATAMLLKSNRFAFFVPCHRVVAKNGIGGYSAGVELKLNILKWEKGELL; this comes from the coding sequence TTGAGTAAGTTCTATATTGATACGCCGTTTGATAGGTGGTTGATTTTTGATATAAAGGAGAAAATTAACTCTATCAGCTTTTCAGAAGAAAAAAGTGGAATTGAGCTTTCTAATCATCTAAAAAGGGAAGTTTTGACAGTATTTGAAAGAAGAGACTTGGAGTTTTTTGATTACTCTTCTTTAAACACATCTTCTCTTTCTGAAAAAGCAAAACTGCTTTATAGTTTTTTAATAAAGACAAAAACTGGTGAGACATTCACATATTCAGAAGTTGCAAAAGAGCTTTTTGGTGATGAGAAATACAGACGTGCAACTGCCATGCTTCTTAAATCAAACAGATTTGCATTTTTTGTTCCGTGTCATAGGGTTGTTGCAAAAAACGGTATTGGCGGCTATTCTGCTGGTGTTGAGTTAAAACTAAATATATTAAAATGGGAGAAAGGAGAGTTGTTATGA